From the Nocardiopsis changdeensis genome, one window contains:
- a CDS encoding DUF2087 domain-containing protein: MNTEERVNVTAQPAAPPAVVRHGAAYHLSVWGVLLPLGAAAGGLLSLLPGWLLALPDWVLALPFLPGADKLELLAGVSGPILTAVLTVIGVVAGCFLALMSYDEVITVKVDGEAVRVTASGETAEVPRERFGTAFLDGRELVVLDAGTAEAVRARTDHKAKRLRAAFEAHGYAWSEGDPHADAFQRWLDGTPDLDARTQALLRTRQEALERKDADDAAELRAALADRGLVVRDREHRQYWRALPGREV; the protein is encoded by the coding sequence GTGAACACCGAGGAAAGAGTGAACGTGACCGCCCAGCCCGCCGCCCCGCCCGCCGTCGTCCGCCACGGTGCGGCCTACCACCTGTCCGTGTGGGGCGTCCTCCTGCCGCTGGGAGCGGCCGCGGGCGGACTGCTGTCCCTGCTCCCGGGTTGGCTGCTCGCCCTGCCCGACTGGGTCCTGGCCCTGCCGTTCCTCCCGGGGGCGGACAAGCTCGAACTGCTGGCGGGGGTGAGCGGGCCGATCCTCACCGCCGTCCTGACGGTCATCGGCGTGGTGGCCGGGTGCTTCCTGGCGCTGATGTCGTACGACGAGGTCATCACGGTGAAGGTGGACGGGGAGGCCGTGCGCGTCACCGCCTCGGGGGAGACCGCCGAGGTCCCGCGCGAGCGCTTCGGGACCGCCTTCCTGGACGGCCGGGAGCTGGTGGTCCTGGACGCCGGCACCGCCGAGGCGGTGCGGGCCCGGACCGACCACAAGGCGAAGCGGCTGCGCGCCGCCTTCGAGGCGCACGGCTACGCGTGGTCCGAGGGCGACCCGCACGCCGACGCGTTCCAGCGCTGGCTGGACGGCACCCCCGACCTGGACGCCCGCACCCAGGCGCTGCTGCGCACCCGCCAGGAGGCCCTGGAGCGCAAGGACGCCGACGACGCCGCCGAGCTGCGCGCCGCGCTGGCCGACCGGGGCCTGGTGGTGCGCGACCGGGAGCACCGCCAGTACTGGCGGGCCCTGCCCGGCCGCGAGGTCTGA